The proteins below are encoded in one region of Winogradskyella helgolandensis:
- the leuB gene encoding 3-isopropylmalate dehydrogenase, translated as MKLNIAVLPGDGIGPEVTNQAIKALKAIASEFNHNFKFTTADVGAVAIDNHNDALPDQTLDLCKKTDAILFGAIGHPKYDNDPSAKVRPEQGLLKLRKELGLYANIRPVKAYKTLLDKSPLKKHIIQGTDIAIYRELTGGIYFGEKQLSEDGNYASDLCAYSREEIERIAHLAFVAAEHREHKVTLIDKANVLETSRLWRKVVKEVAEQYPDVTLDFLFVDNAAMQMILNPKQFDVILTENMFGDIISDEASVIGGSIGLLASASVGDKYAMFEPIHGSYPQAADKGIANPIASILSAAMLLSHFELHNEAELIRLAVEKSLKLNITTPDINSVVNTVTTSNVGDFIEDFIYNPKDTNLNFKNIHLGQSTII; from the coding sequence ATGAAATTAAATATAGCAGTTTTACCAGGTGATGGTATTGGTCCAGAAGTAACAAATCAAGCGATAAAGGCTTTGAAAGCAATTGCTTCAGAATTTAATCACAATTTTAAATTTACAACGGCAGATGTTGGTGCTGTTGCCATAGATAACCATAACGATGCTTTGCCAGATCAAACATTAGATTTATGTAAAAAAACTGATGCCATTTTATTTGGTGCCATTGGGCATCCTAAATATGATAATGATCCTTCTGCAAAAGTACGTCCAGAGCAAGGTCTGCTTAAGTTGCGTAAAGAGTTAGGTTTATATGCAAACATCAGACCAGTAAAAGCTTATAAAACCTTATTGGATAAATCGCCATTAAAGAAACATATCATTCAAGGTACAGATATTGCTATTTATAGAGAATTGACTGGCGGTATTTATTTTGGGGAAAAGCAATTGTCTGAAGATGGTAATTATGCTTCAGATTTATGTGCTTATTCTCGCGAAGAAATAGAACGTATTGCGCATTTGGCTTTCGTTGCTGCAGAGCATAGAGAGCATAAGGTGACTTTAATTGATAAAGCTAATGTTTTAGAAACTTCTAGACTTTGGAGAAAAGTAGTAAAAGAAGTTGCTGAGCAATATCCAGATGTGACACTTGATTTCTTGTTTGTAGATAATGCAGCCATGCAAATGATTTTAAATCCAAAGCAATTTGATGTTATTTTAACGGAAAATATGTTTGGAGATATTATTAGTGATGAAGCCAGTGTTATTGGTGGCTCTATAGGATTATTAGCTTCAGCTTCAGTTGGAGACAAATATGCGATGTTTGAGCCTATTCATGGTTCGTACCCTCAGGCTGCTGATAAAGGCATTGCAAATCCGATTGCATCAATTTTATCTGCGGCTATGTTGTTGAGTCATTTTGAGTTACATAATGAAGCCGAATTAATTAGGTTAGCTGTAGAAAAATCATTAAAATTAAACATTACAACACCAGATATAAATTCGGTGGTAAATACAGTGACAACCTCTAATGTTGGTGATTTTATTGAAGATTTTATTTACAATCCAAAAGATACGAATCTCAATTTTAAGAATATCCACTTAGGGCAATCCACAATAATATAA
- the leuD gene encoding 3-isopropylmalate dehydratase small subunit — MEKFTTLQSRAIPLNIENVDTDQIIPARFLKATDRKGFGDNVFRDWRYHKDGTVNADFVLNDSKYSGSILVAGDNFGCGSSREHAAWAITDFGFKVVVSSFFADIFKGNALNNGLLPVQVSPVFLSDLMQEIVSNPQTELVVDLEKQTISVKDSELSEDFEIDAYKKTCMINGYDDIDYLVNNKEQIEAFEAHKIY, encoded by the coding sequence ATGGAAAAGTTTACAACATTACAATCTAGAGCCATTCCATTGAATATAGAGAATGTAGATACGGACCAAATAATACCTGCACGTTTTTTAAAAGCAACAGATAGAAAAGGATTTGGTGACAATGTATTCAGAGATTGGAGATATCATAAAGATGGAACAGTAAATGCAGATTTTGTTTTAAATGATTCAAAATATTCAGGGAGTATTTTAGTTGCTGGAGATAACTTTGGTTGCGGATCTAGTAGAGAGCATGCGGCTTGGGCCATTACAGATTTTGGATTTAAAGTGGTAGTGTCTAGTTTTTTTGCTGACATATTTAAAGGTAATGCTTTAAATAACGGATTGTTACCAGTGCAGGTTTCACCAGTATTTTTAAGTGACTTAATGCAAGAAATTGTGTCTAATCCACAAACGGAATTAGTGGTGGATCTCGAAAAACAGACCATTTCGGTAAAAGATTCAGAATTATCTGAAGATTTTGAAATTGATGCCTATAAAAAAACCTGTATGATCAATGGCTACGATGATATTGATTACCTTGTAAATAATAAAGAACAAATAGAGGCTTTTGAAGCTCATAAAATATACTAA
- the leuC gene encoding 3-isopropylmalate dehydratase large subunit: MSKTLFDKVWDSHVVSSIENGPQILYIDKHLIHEVTSPQAFNELEERGIPVFRPNQIVATADHNTPTLNQDQPIKDALSRNQLEQLSENCKKNNITLYELGHKYNGIVHVMAPELGVTQPGLTMVCGDSHTSTHGAFGAIAFGIGTSQVAQVFASQCLLLTKPKSLRVTVNGKLKNGVLPKDVILYIISKLGTNSGTGYFCEYAGNVFEDMSMEGRMTVCNMSIEMGARGGMIAPDETTFEYVKGREFAPEGDAFEKKVAYWKTLPTDDDATFDKEYSFDAEDIEPMITYGTNPGMGIKISESIPVDENPSFKKSLAYMNFEAGESLINKPINFVFIGSCTNSRIEDFRVAADYIKGKKKAENVTAWLVPGSKQVEAQIIEEGLKTIFDDAGFELRQPGCSACLAMNDDKIPQGEYCVSTSNRNFEGRQGQGSRTILASPLVAAATAVEGKIIDISKQLN; this comes from the coding sequence ATGAGTAAAACATTATTTGATAAAGTTTGGGATTCGCATGTGGTCAGTAGTATAGAAAATGGACCACAAATATTATATATAGATAAACACTTAATACATGAGGTAACAAGTCCACAGGCTTTTAATGAATTAGAAGAACGTGGAATTCCTGTTTTTAGACCTAATCAGATTGTGGCGACAGCAGATCACAACACACCGACGTTAAATCAAGATCAGCCTATTAAAGATGCATTGTCTAGGAATCAATTAGAGCAATTATCTGAAAATTGCAAAAAAAATAACATAACATTATACGAATTAGGGCATAAATATAATGGTATTGTGCATGTAATGGCTCCTGAGTTAGGAGTGACGCAGCCAGGCCTAACCATGGTTTGTGGCGATAGTCATACATCTACACATGGCGCATTTGGAGCTATTGCTTTTGGAATTGGCACAAGTCAGGTGGCACAAGTTTTTGCGAGTCAATGTTTGTTGCTCACCAAACCTAAAAGTTTAAGAGTAACGGTTAATGGTAAATTGAAGAATGGTGTTTTGCCAAAAGATGTTATTCTTTACATTATTTCAAAATTAGGAACCAATTCTGGTACGGGATATTTCTGTGAATATGCAGGAAATGTTTTCGAAGACATGAGTATGGAAGGTCGAATGACAGTTTGTAACATGAGTATCGAAATGGGAGCACGAGGAGGAATGATTGCACCAGATGAAACGACTTTTGAATATGTAAAAGGAAGAGAATTTGCACCTGAAGGTGATGCGTTTGAAAAGAAAGTAGCCTATTGGAAAACGTTACCTACAGACGATGATGCTACATTTGATAAAGAATATAGCTTCGATGCAGAGGATATAGAACCAATGATTACTTACGGAACTAATCCAGGTATGGGAATTAAAATTTCTGAATCTATTCCTGTTGATGAAAATCCGTCATTTAAAAAATCATTGGCATATATGAATTTTGAAGCTGGTGAAAGCTTAATCAATAAGCCTATTAATTTTGTGTTTATAGGAAGTTGTACTAATTCTAGAATTGAAGATTTTAGAGTTGCAGCAGATTATATAAAAGGAAAGAAAAAAGCTGAAAATGTGACTGCTTGGTTAGTGCCAGGAAGTAAACAGGTTGAAGCTCAAATAATAGAAGAGGGTTTAAAAACTATTTTTGATGATGCAGGATTTGAATTACGTCAACCAGGTTGTTCAGCATGTTTAGCTATGAATGATGATAAGATTCCTCAAGGGGAATATTGTGTGTCTACGTCCAACAGGAATTTTGAAGGTCGCCAAGGACAAGGTTCACGTACTATTTTAGCAAGTCCTTTAGTAGCAGCAGCAACTGCAGTAGAAGGTAAAATTATAGATATTTCAAAGCAATTAAATTAA
- a CDS encoding 2-isopropylmalate synthase, with protein sequence MSNNNIQIFDTTLRDGEQVPGCKLNSEQKVVIAEQLDLLGVDVIEAGFPVSSPGDFKSVEAISKIVKNATVCGLTRAVENDIKVAAESLKYAKRGRIHTGIGTSDSHILHKFKSNREAIIERAFEAVKYAKSFVEDVEFYAEDAGRTENEYLARVCEAAIRAGATVLNIPDTTGYCLPSEYGAKIKYLKENVKGIEKAILSCHCHNDLGLATANSIEGVISGARQIECTINGIGERAGNTALEEVVMVLKQHPYLNLDTNINTSMLYGMSQLVSDSMGIYTQPNKAIVGANAFAHSSGIHQDGVIKNRATYEIIDPKDVGVTESAIVLTARSGRAALAYRAKNVGYELTKLQLDDVYANFLSFADRKKEINDNDIHQIIETSNVYQQIISA encoded by the coding sequence ATGTCAAATAACAACATACAAATCTTTGATACAACACTTCGCGATGGAGAACAAGTTCCGGGTTGTAAACTGAATTCTGAACAAAAAGTCGTCATTGCGGAACAGTTAGATCTGCTAGGGGTTGATGTCATTGAAGCTGGGTTTCCAGTATCTAGTCCAGGTGATTTTAAATCTGTAGAAGCGATTTCGAAAATTGTTAAAAATGCTACCGTTTGTGGTCTAACAAGAGCTGTAGAAAATGATATAAAAGTGGCTGCGGAATCTTTAAAGTACGCTAAGAGGGGTAGAATTCATACCGGAATTGGAACTTCAGATTCTCATATTCTTCATAAATTCAAATCAAACAGAGAAGCCATTATTGAGCGTGCCTTTGAAGCTGTAAAATATGCTAAGTCATTTGTTGAGGATGTTGAGTTTTATGCTGAAGATGCAGGAAGAACAGAAAATGAATATCTAGCAAGAGTTTGTGAAGCTGCTATTAGAGCAGGAGCAACAGTATTAAATATTCCTGATACAACAGGGTATTGCTTGCCAAGTGAATATGGTGCAAAAATCAAGTACTTAAAAGAAAATGTAAAAGGTATTGAAAAGGCTATTTTGTCTTGCCATTGCCATAATGATTTAGGTTTAGCAACAGCAAATTCAATTGAGGGTGTTATTAGCGGAGCTCGTCAAATTGAATGCACAATCAACGGAATTGGAGAGCGCGCAGGCAACACAGCTTTAGAAGAAGTAGTGATGGTATTAAAACAACATCCTTACCTAAATTTAGATACAAATATTAATACGTCTATGTTATACGGAATGAGCCAATTGGTAAGTGATAGCATGGGAATTTATACACAGCCTAACAAGGCGATAGTTGGAGCTAATGCTTTTGCGCATAGTTCTGGAATTCATCAGGATGGGGTGATTAAAAATAGAGCAACCTACGAAATAATTGATCCAAAAGATGTTGGTGTTACAGAGTCGGCAATTGTGCTAACTGCAAGAAGTGGACGAGCAGCTTTGGCTTATAGAGCTAAAAATGTAGGTTACGAACTTACCAAATTACAGTTAGATGATGTGTATGCTAACTTTTTAAGTTTTGCAGACCGAAAGAAAGAAATCAATGATAATGATATTCATCAAATTATAGAAACGAGTAATGTGTATCAACAAATAATTTCAGCATAA
- a CDS encoding O-acetylhomoserine aminocarboxypropyltransferase/cysteine synthase family protein yields the protein MSTQKFATQALHAGHDTTQTSGTRAVPIYQTSSYVFKDSDEAAGRFNLSVPGFIYTRLNNPTNDILEQRLAALEGGIAAVATASGTAAISTTLLTLLRAGDHIVASSSLYGGTYNLLSVTLPRHGITTTFVDASNPEEFAKAAQENTRAFFVESLGNPKLDVLDLEAISKEAKSYKVPLIVDNTVATPYLLNPIAHGANIVIHSLTKYITGNGTSLGGIIIDAGTFDWTNGKFPEFTEPSAGYHGLVYSEAIGPAAFIAKIRIEGLRDYGGALSPFNAFQIIQGLETLELRILKHSENALELATWLESQPEVKWVNYPGLESSKYNALAKKYLPKGQSGVVTFGVDGGYEAAKTIADTTKLFSLLANIGDTKSLIIHPASTTHQQLSDEAQETTGVTKDLIRLSVGIENIEDLKDDLKEAFAVVKQKKALQN from the coding sequence ATGAGTACACAAAAATTCGCAACACAAGCGTTGCACGCAGGTCACGACACAACACAAACCTCAGGAACAAGAGCTGTTCCTATTTACCAAACATCATCGTATGTTTTTAAAGATTCTGATGAAGCCGCAGGACGATTTAACCTTTCTGTTCCTGGTTTTATTTACACACGTTTAAACAATCCTACAAACGACATTTTAGAGCAGCGACTAGCAGCTCTAGAAGGTGGTATCGCAGCCGTTGCCACAGCATCTGGTACTGCAGCAATTTCCACTACGCTTTTAACACTTTTAAGAGCTGGAGACCATATTGTGGCATCGAGCAGTTTGTATGGAGGAACGTACAATCTATTGAGTGTAACGTTACCAAGACACGGTATTACTACAACATTTGTTGATGCTTCTAACCCTGAAGAATTTGCAAAAGCAGCCCAAGAAAACACAAGAGCCTTTTTCGTAGAATCTTTAGGAAACCCTAAGTTAGATGTTTTAGATCTTGAAGCGATTTCTAAAGAAGCGAAATCTTACAAAGTACCTTTAATTGTAGACAATACAGTAGCAACTCCTTATTTATTAAATCCGATTGCACACGGAGCAAACATCGTAATCCATTCTTTAACAAAATATATTACTGGTAACGGAACATCACTTGGAGGTATTATCATTGATGCAGGTACCTTTGACTGGACCAACGGAAAATTCCCTGAGTTCACAGAACCATCTGCAGGTTACCATGGTTTAGTGTACAGCGAAGCTATAGGACCAGCTGCATTTATTGCTAAAATTAGAATTGAAGGTTTACGAGATTATGGAGGAGCTTTAAGTCCGTTTAATGCCTTTCAAATTATTCAAGGTTTAGAAACTTTAGAATTACGCATTCTAAAACATAGTGAAAATGCGCTTGAATTAGCGACGTGGTTAGAATCTCAACCTGAAGTCAAATGGGTAAATTACCCAGGGCTAGAATCTAGCAAGTATAATGCATTAGCTAAAAAATACTTGCCAAAAGGTCAAAGTGGAGTGGTAACTTTTGGTGTTGACGGTGGCTACGAAGCTGCTAAAACTATTGCAGACACTACCAAATTATTCTCATTGTTAGCTAATATTGGAGACACAAAATCTCTTATCATACATCCTGCAAGTACTACGCATCAACAATTAAGTGATGAAGCGCAAGAAACCACAGGAGTTACTAAAGATTTAATTCGTTTATCTGTAGGTATTGAAAATATTGAAGATTTAAAAGATGATTTAAAAGAAGCTTTTGCTGTTGTAAAGCAGAAAAAAGCACTTCAGAATTAA
- a CDS encoding OsmC family protein, whose translation MSDLKFSVVGDSASATQFIGKTRQFTLVVDEPEALGGTDEDANPVEYILAGFAGCANVVGHLVAKELGFTIKNLKIEVTGELNPDRFLGTSTKERAGFKTINLNLVPETDASIEVLTKWLQIVEERCPVKDNLQNITPLKISVEKEYTAI comes from the coding sequence ATGAGTGATTTAAAATTCTCAGTTGTAGGCGACAGTGCTTCTGCAACTCAATTTATAGGAAAAACAAGACAATTTACTTTAGTTGTAGACGAACCTGAAGCCTTAGGAGGCACAGATGAAGATGCCAATCCGGTAGAATACATTTTAGCAGGCTTTGCTGGCTGTGCAAATGTTGTTGGACATCTAGTAGCCAAAGAATTAGGCTTCACAATTAAAAATTTAAAGATTGAAGTGACAGGTGAATTAAATCCTGATCGATTCTTAGGTACCTCTACTAAAGAACGTGCAGGTTTTAAAACGATTAACCTCAACCTCGTTCCAGAGACTGACGCTAGTATTGAAGTCTTAACAAAATGGCTTCAAATTGTGGAAGAACGCTGTCCTGTAAAAGATAATTTACAGAATATAACACCTTTAAAAATTTCCGTAGAAAAAGAATATACGGCTATATAA
- a CDS encoding alpha/beta fold hydrolase encodes MAHLHYITLNNYVTESGKTIIPKLSYQTFGKTLHSAPIILVNHALTGNSNVIGDNGWWNDIIGKNKCIDTNEYTILAFNILGNGYDNIAEHIIENYKDFTARDIAQLFALALEQLKIENLFAVIGGSVGGGIAWELAALKPQLIQHLIPIATDWKSTDWVIANCHIQDAILNNSSQPLKDARMHAMTLYRTPESLTQKFERTKKSNSLYNIESWLSYHGNALENRFQVAAYKLMNQILRTIDITRNRTDFLEVASKIKGDIHIITINSDLFFKADENWNTYVDLKALKDNVNIHEIKSVHGHDAFLIEFDQLARFLKPIFSTQLKEKEKLEQQVA; translated from the coding sequence ATGGCACACTTACACTACATAACCCTAAATAATTATGTTACTGAAAGCGGTAAGACAATAATCCCTAAATTGTCTTACCAAACTTTTGGCAAAACGCTACATTCTGCTCCCATAATTTTAGTCAACCACGCCCTTACTGGTAATTCTAACGTGATTGGCGACAACGGTTGGTGGAATGATATTATAGGTAAAAACAAATGCATAGACACAAATGAATACACCATTTTAGCATTCAATATCCTTGGTAACGGCTATGATAATATTGCTGAACATATTATTGAAAATTATAAAGATTTTACAGCAAGAGACATAGCACAACTATTTGCATTAGCCTTAGAACAATTAAAGATTGAGAACTTATTCGCTGTAATTGGAGGTTCAGTTGGTGGTGGTATTGCATGGGAATTGGCAGCTTTAAAACCACAACTAATTCAACATTTAATTCCTATTGCGACTGATTGGAAATCGACGGATTGGGTAATTGCTAATTGCCATATTCAAGATGCTATTTTGAACAACTCCTCACAACCATTAAAAGATGCGAGGATGCATGCTATGACCCTATATCGTACACCTGAATCATTAACTCAAAAATTTGAACGCACTAAAAAAAGCAATTCACTTTACAACATTGAATCTTGGTTGAGTTACCATGGTAATGCACTAGAAAATCGTTTTCAAGTTGCCGCTTATAAATTGATGAATCAGATTTTACGAACTATAGATATCACGAGAAACAGAACTGATTTTTTAGAAGTGGCTTCAAAAATTAAAGGAGACATCCACATCATCACGATTAATTCGGACTTGTTTTTTAAGGCAGATGAAAACTGGAATACTTATGTAGACTTAAAAGCATTAAAAGACAACGTTAATATACATGAAATTAAATCCGTTCATGGCCACGATGCCTTTTTAATAGAATTTGATCAATTGGCACGTTTTTTAAAACCTATTTTTTCAACGCAATTAAAAGAAAAAGAAAAGCTAGAACAGCAAGTTGCCTAA
- a CDS encoding SWIM zinc finger family protein has protein sequence MASETLSYKYNSQSSITSTKGKENLLLSKFNEVEKGNSPCFFWGKLNNPYELSRCLITLSNTVQSSFNLSPFQLALLKDPIVTAGNNQIRFEGFSHCAGVYARVDVLENGQDGEFIENGTTNVDFNTPLISELGKIKKNDDLVLSVGEKEVGFHKEGESFIERKVPLPSKWIKGLTTVQHYFSESDYALTLNRIQALQLFKTIPNGKVKTDYFLIKRGNKYLFSPLKSNSAVCIGGIHRLKLLQPLIPLINEMKIYPQKDMQSVTFILCFNDLNFVFSVSRDFWRGFSGEGAALESLIEDLPENLIKAFDNYSYTNQTFNPTLMSFEEHIDVSKIDKLATKLSAMGLLGYDLENNGFFYRRLPFKLDRIMSLNPRLKGAEKLLLEGKVEIILKKDNEIEARVEGSGVQHYVIIKGDTQKCTCTWFSKNQGERGACKHILAVKKKAKDN, from the coding sequence ATGGCTTCAGAGACTTTAAGTTATAAATACAATTCCCAATCGAGCATAACATCTACAAAAGGAAAAGAAAATTTATTACTCTCAAAGTTTAACGAAGTAGAAAAAGGCAATTCACCTTGTTTTTTCTGGGGAAAACTGAATAACCCTTACGAATTATCACGCTGTTTAATCACGCTTTCCAATACCGTACAATCCAGTTTTAATCTGTCACCTTTTCAATTAGCTTTATTAAAAGATCCAATTGTCACTGCTGGAAACAATCAAATTCGATTCGAAGGTTTTTCGCATTGTGCTGGTGTTTATGCTAGAGTTGATGTTTTAGAAAACGGACAAGATGGTGAATTTATTGAAAACGGAACCACCAACGTAGATTTCAACACTCCCTTAATTTCCGAATTAGGAAAAATAAAGAAGAACGACGACCTCGTTTTGTCTGTTGGAGAAAAAGAAGTCGGTTTTCATAAAGAAGGTGAAAGTTTTATAGAGCGCAAAGTACCTTTACCAAGCAAATGGATTAAAGGCTTAACAACCGTTCAACATTATTTTTCAGAATCAGATTATGCGCTCACCTTAAATAGAATTCAGGCACTTCAATTATTTAAAACCATTCCTAACGGCAAAGTTAAAACCGATTATTTTTTAATTAAACGCGGCAACAAATATTTGTTCAGCCCTTTAAAATCGAATTCTGCCGTTTGCATTGGAGGTATTCATCGTTTAAAATTATTACAGCCTTTAATTCCTTTAATTAATGAGATGAAAATCTATCCTCAAAAGGATATGCAATCAGTGACTTTCATTTTGTGTTTTAACGACTTAAATTTTGTGTTTTCAGTTTCAAGAGATTTTTGGCGCGGTTTTTCTGGCGAAGGAGCGGCTTTAGAATCTTTAATAGAAGATCTTCCTGAAAATTTAATTAAAGCTTTCGACAATTATTCTTATACCAATCAAACCTTCAATCCTACCTTAATGTCTTTTGAAGAACATATTGATGTGTCTAAAATCGATAAGCTAGCGACCAAACTATCAGCCATGGGATTATTAGGTTACGATCTAGAAAACAACGGTTTCTTTTACCGACGACTACCTTTTAAATTAGATAGAATTATGTCTTTAAACCCACGACTTAAAGGTGCTGAAAAATTACTTTTAGAGGGTAAAGTTGAAATTATATTAAAAAAAGACAATGAAATTGAGGCTAGAGTTGAAGGTTCTGGGGTTCAACATTATGTTATCATAAAAGGAGATACACAAAAATGTACGTGTACATGGTTTAGTAAAAATCAAGGCGAGCGTGGAGCTTGCAAACATATTTTAGCCGTAAAGAAAAAAGCAAAAGACAACTAA